A stretch of the Vagococcus entomophilus genome encodes the following:
- the rplC gene encoding 50S ribosomal protein L3 — MTKGILGKKVGMTQIFTENGELIPVTVVEATPNVVLQVKTVEADGYEAVQLGYQDKREVLANKPAKGHVAKANTTPKRFIKEIKNVELGEYEVGKEVKVDVFQAGDIVDVTGTTKGKGFQGAIKRHGQSRGPMSHGSRYHRRPGSMGPVAPNRVFKNKKLAGRMGGDRVTIQNLEIVKVDVEKNVVLIKGNVPGAKKSLIQIKSAHKAAK, encoded by the coding sequence ATGACCAAAGGAATCTTAGGTAAAAAAGTAGGAATGACGCAAATCTTTACTGAAAATGGTGAATTAATCCCAGTTACTGTTGTTGAAGCTACCCCTAATGTAGTTTTACAAGTCAAAACTGTCGAAGCAGACGGTTACGAAGCAGTTCAACTTGGATACCAAGACAAACGTGAAGTATTAGCGAACAAACCTGCGAAAGGTCATGTTGCGAAAGCAAATACGACTCCTAAGCGCTTCATTAAAGAAATCAAAAATGTTGAGCTAGGAGAATATGAAGTAGGTAAAGAAGTTAAGGTGGATGTTTTCCAAGCAGGAGACATTGTTGATGTTACAGGAACAACTAAAGGTAAAGGTTTCCAAGGGGCAATTAAACGTCACGGCCAAAGCCGCGGACCAATGTCTCATGGTTCTCGTTATCACCGTCGTCCTGGGTCAATGGGTCCAGTAGCACCAAACCGCGTATTTAAAAATAAAAAATTAGCTGGTCGTATGGGTGGAGATCGCGTTACTATTCAAAATCTAGAAATCGTAAAAGTAGATGTTGAAAAGAATGTGGTTCTTATCAAAGGAAACGTACCTGGAGCTAAAAAATCACTTATCCAAATTAAATCAGCTCATAAGGCTGCAAAATAA
- the rpsJ gene encoding 30S ribosomal protein S10 gives MAKQKIRIRLKAYEHRILDQSADKIVETAKRTGADVSGPIPLPTERSVYTVIRATHKYKDSREQFEMRTHKRLIDIVNPTPKTVDALMKLDLPSGVNIEIKL, from the coding sequence ATGGCAAAACAAAAAATTCGTATCCGTTTAAAAGCGTATGAACATCGTATTTTAGATCAATCAGCGGACAAAATTGTGGAAACAGCAAAAAGAACTGGTGCTGATGTATCAGGTCCAATTCCATTACCAACTGAACGCTCAGTTTATACTGTGATTCGTGCAACGCACAAATACAAAGATTCACGCGAACAATTCGAAATGCGAACTCACAAACGTCTAATTGACATTGTGAATCCAACACCAAAAACAGTTGATGCTTTGATGAAGCTTGACTTACCAAGTGGTGTGAATATTGAAATTAAACTATAA